The following proteins are co-located in the Phragmites australis chromosome 10, lpPhrAust1.1, whole genome shotgun sequence genome:
- the LOC133883740 gene encoding uncharacterized protein LOC133883740 yields MEAKAISSPVPVEWYPTLAVVMVSVGLMLTASFFIYEATSSRRSRSLAKEIATAAVASVFLGFGSLFVLLASGVYV; encoded by the exons ATG GAGGCGAAGGCGATCTCGAGCCCCGTGCCGGTGGAGTGGTACCCGACGCTGGCCGTCGTCATGGTCTCCGTCGGGCTCATGCTCACCGCCTCCTTCTTCAT TTACGAAGCAACTTCATCCAGGCGGAGCCGTAGCCTGGCAAAGGAGATCGCAACTGCAGCTGTTGCTTCTGTATTTCTG GGCTTTGGGTCTCTATTCGTGCTCCTTGCAAGTGGTGTTTACGTCTGA